A window of the Natronomonas salina genome harbors these coding sequences:
- a CDS encoding RNase P subunit p30 family protein yields MYEGVHAHPDGEATAARLARTAADYGFDGVVVRNHGDARTDYDADRIVDAYDVDVVSGIEIRTDDTSQASGLVGNYRSKVDVVCVHGGPLNRFAVEQPKVDVLAHPMRDGDVNHVLARAAAENRVHLEFNFGRVLRDDGGPRVQAIQGLRKLRELVEQYDVPYVVSADARSHLQLRAPRELFALAETIGFERGAVEAGLRAWGEIASRNRDRRSEGFIEPGVRIDDHEEDA; encoded by the coding sequence ATGTACGAGGGCGTCCACGCGCACCCCGACGGCGAGGCCACGGCCGCCCGGCTGGCGAGGACGGCCGCCGACTACGGCTTCGACGGCGTGGTCGTTCGCAACCACGGCGACGCCCGGACCGACTACGACGCCGACCGGATCGTCGACGCCTACGACGTCGACGTCGTCTCGGGCATCGAGATCCGCACCGACGACACCAGCCAGGCCAGCGGACTCGTCGGGAACTACCGGTCGAAGGTCGACGTCGTCTGCGTCCACGGCGGGCCGCTGAACCGCTTCGCCGTCGAGCAGCCGAAGGTGGACGTCCTCGCCCACCCGATGCGCGACGGCGACGTCAACCACGTGCTGGCGAGAGCCGCCGCCGAGAACCGGGTCCACCTGGAGTTCAACTTCGGGCGCGTGCTTCGGGACGACGGCGGCCCCCGCGTCCAGGCCATCCAGGGACTCCGGAAGCTCCGCGAGCTGGTCGAGCAGTACGACGTGCCCTACGTCGTGTCGGCCGACGCGCGCTCGCACCTCCAGTTGCGGGCGCCGAGAGAGCTCTTCGCGCTCGCGGAGACGATCGGCTTCGAGCGCGGCGCCGTCGAGGCGGGGCTCCGGGCCTGGGGGGAAATCGCATCGCGGAACCGGGACCGCCGGTCCGAGGGGTTCATTGAGCCTGGCGTGCGTATCGACGACCATGAAGAAGACGCATGA
- a CDS encoding rhomboid family intramembrane serine protease: MGRPTLTTLALFAVVFAAQVTGFSYGFEATAFALALPLDHRPWTVVLSVYAHASPAHLVANAVALLVVGPLVAYQSTSIRFHLFFVVSGALAGVAQVLATVPYGSRPVLGASGAIFALFGYLLVGNRASEWALSWIPLGPLGRLILFAVLAAAVTLATAAPGVALVAHFTGFLVGVVAGRFRLLHKSRSTPAPESRVERPNR; encoded by the coding sequence ATGGGCAGGCCGACACTGACGACGCTCGCGCTGTTCGCCGTCGTCTTCGCGGCCCAGGTGACGGGCTTCTCCTACGGGTTCGAGGCGACCGCCTTCGCGCTCGCGCTGCCGCTGGACCACCGGCCGTGGACGGTAGTCCTCAGCGTCTACGCCCACGCGAGCCCGGCGCACCTGGTGGCGAACGCCGTCGCGCTGCTCGTCGTCGGCCCGCTGGTCGCCTACCAGTCGACGTCGATCCGGTTCCACCTCTTCTTCGTCGTCTCGGGTGCGCTCGCGGGCGTCGCGCAGGTGCTGGCGACTGTCCCCTACGGGAGCCGCCCGGTCCTCGGCGCTAGCGGCGCGATCTTCGCGTTATTCGGCTACCTGCTCGTCGGGAACCGGGCCTCCGAGTGGGCGCTGTCGTGGATCCCCCTTGGCCCGCTGGGTCGACTGATCCTGTTCGCCGTCCTCGCGGCCGCTGTCACGCTGGCCACCGCCGCGCCGGGGGTCGCCCTGGTCGCGCACTTCACCGGGTTCCTGGTGGGCGTCGTCGCCGGTCGGTTCCGACTCCTACATAAGAGCCGGAGCACGCCGGCACCGGAGTCAAGGGTGGAACGACCCAATCGGTAA
- a CDS encoding DUF368 domain-containing protein gives MSGPTGLRAWFAVYLKGLCMGAADTVPGVSGGTIAVIVGVYERLITALTSLDPRAVRHLGAIHTRQGRTELSRDLVRMDVPFLFVLGAGVITAAASMATVMHYAIDQYRVPTYAFFFGLIAASAVVLYGHVDAGTPRRVLVGIAGFLLAFVVTDPSTTGSLEATLPVLFVSGAIAISAMVLPGVSGSFLLLVLGQYEFMSDLPSDVVEYALAGNTTALADTLSFFASFMVGAVVGVFTVAYAVRAALDRYREATLTFLVSLMVGALRLPATEVATNVEALSPFVAGLVVVPAVVGAFAVFGLDYYTDDLEY, from the coding sequence ATGAGCGGCCCGACCGGCCTGCGCGCGTGGTTCGCGGTGTACCTCAAGGGACTCTGTATGGGCGCCGCCGACACGGTCCCGGGCGTCTCCGGTGGCACCATCGCCGTCATCGTGGGGGTGTACGAGCGGCTCATCACCGCGCTGACGTCGCTGGACCCGAGAGCGGTCCGGCACCTGGGTGCGATCCACACCCGCCAGGGGCGCACCGAACTCTCGCGGGACCTGGTCCGGATGGACGTACCCTTCCTGTTCGTGCTCGGCGCCGGCGTGATCACCGCGGCCGCGTCGATGGCCACGGTGATGCACTACGCGATCGACCAGTACAGGGTGCCGACCTACGCCTTCTTCTTCGGCCTCATCGCGGCGTCGGCGGTGGTCCTGTACGGACACGTCGACGCCGGGACGCCGCGTCGCGTCCTGGTCGGTATCGCCGGCTTCCTGCTCGCGTTCGTTGTCACGGACCCCTCGACGACGGGGTCGCTGGAGGCGACGCTCCCGGTGCTCTTCGTCTCGGGCGCGATCGCCATCTCGGCGATGGTCCTGCCGGGGGTCTCGGGGTCGTTCCTCCTGTTGGTGCTCGGCCAGTACGAGTTCATGAGCGACCTGCCGAGCGACGTCGTCGAGTACGCCCTCGCCGGGAACACCACGGCGCTCGCCGACACGTTGTCGTTCTTCGCGTCGTTCATGGTCGGCGCCGTCGTCGGCGTCTTCACGGTCGCCTACGCGGTCCGGGCCGCGCTGGACCGGTACCGGGAGGCGACGCTCACCTTCCTGGTCAGTCTGATGGTCGGCGCGCTGCGGCTCCCCGCGACCGAGGTGGCGACCAACGTCGAGGCCCTCTCACCATTTGTGGCCGGCCTCGTCGTCGTCCCGGCGGTAGTCGGCGCGTTCGCGGTGTTCGGTCTCGACTACTACACGGACGATCTCGAATACTGA
- a CDS encoding oligosaccharyl transferase, archaeosortase A system-associated — protein MSQRWDQVEERLDEYESQLDTVYRLYHIPVLAVLMAFMLWIRVRNYERYLTDDGILLGGNDAWYHYRTTNYAIRNFPFNLPFDPWTGFDVGQRTGQFGTLFDQLIAFAALVVGLGSPSQSTIDMTFLVAPAVFGALCAIPVFYVGKRLGGRFGGIVAVLVLAMTPGAFLSRSVVGFTDHHVAETLFQAFSLAAVMVMATVGQREKPIYELVEARDFDALRRPAIWGALAGVAISLHIWVWPPAVFFLGLFALFLFAVLSLDYLRGHSPDHVAIPSIVAMLVVTLLTGVKVVTFELTATDFSILQPLLALLVAGGALFMAAVARLWDDTDFPRFGYPLAVLAVGAVAAGLVAVISPETFDFFVTQLTRVAGLTATDSARTVGEISSPWAVADGPIDFFANSYMLAFYTAIVGFGLMLFRVLTDERPRAEQVLVLIFAGFTLLMTLTQVRFDYYFVIAVAAANAFLVREVYRFVDLDDVRRDVTNIKPYQVLIVVAILFVVAGPLVVTGSTMQAADQSANPGESQLWDGSLEWMEENTPAPGTYGSGGDSDLDYYGTYEITEDFDYSDGAYGVMSWWDYGHFITTGAERIPVANPFQQNADEAADFLLADEEQEALEILEEDSGEASGTRYVMVDYQLGYAATRKYNAPSAFETRHGVSGGDLGVTVFNQGGQNIGVHTQRGFESMRVRLYQHHGSAQEPAEFVTRFGGYNQTRGVAVPPEEGMGALIERYNSSEEARQAAEQDPNAIHGGILGQPGERIEALQHFRLVHASAATTSHARISLPGNQRESWVKTFERVDGATVQGTGPANSEVEASVVMEVNSTGETFVYRQFAQTDENGNFEMTVPYSTTGYDEYGTEAGYTNVDVRANGSYQFTAIDQAEATAWGGTADVTEGQVLGEEEGPVQVELEEGEAPEGSQNPGAGNETEGSTDGGSADGGNATQNSTNETGGANGSDDQQRQAARRP, from the coding sequence ATGAGTCAGCGGTGGGACCAAGTCGAAGAGCGACTCGACGAGTACGAGTCGCAACTCGACACCGTGTACCGACTGTACCACATCCCCGTCCTCGCAGTTCTGATGGCGTTCATGCTGTGGATCCGGGTGCGAAACTACGAGCGGTACCTGACCGACGACGGCATCCTCCTCGGCGGCAACGACGCCTGGTACCACTACCGGACCACGAACTACGCGATCCGGAACTTCCCGTTCAACCTCCCGTTCGACCCCTGGACGGGCTTCGACGTGGGACAACGGACGGGGCAGTTCGGGACGCTGTTCGACCAGCTCATCGCCTTCGCTGCACTCGTCGTCGGCCTCGGCAGCCCCTCGCAGTCGACCATCGACATGACGTTCCTCGTCGCGCCGGCCGTCTTCGGCGCCCTCTGTGCGATCCCCGTCTTCTACGTCGGCAAACGCCTCGGCGGCCGGTTCGGCGGTATCGTCGCCGTCCTCGTCCTCGCGATGACACCCGGGGCGTTCCTCTCGCGGAGCGTCGTCGGCTTCACCGACCACCACGTCGCGGAGACGCTGTTCCAGGCGTTCTCGCTGGCTGCGGTGATGGTGATGGCGACGGTCGGACAGCGCGAGAAACCGATCTACGAACTCGTCGAAGCCCGTGACTTCGACGCGCTACGACGGCCAGCGATCTGGGGCGCCCTCGCCGGCGTCGCCATCTCGCTTCACATCTGGGTGTGGCCCCCGGCGGTGTTCTTCCTCGGCCTGTTCGCCCTCTTCCTCTTTGCGGTCCTCTCCCTCGACTACCTCCGCGGCCACAGCCCGGACCACGTGGCGATCCCGTCGATCGTCGCGATGCTCGTCGTCACCCTGCTCACCGGCGTGAAGGTGGTCACCTTCGAACTGACCGCGACCGACTTCTCGATCCTCCAGCCACTGCTCGCGCTGCTGGTCGCCGGCGGCGCACTGTTCATGGCCGCCGTGGCGCGCCTGTGGGACGACACCGACTTCCCGCGGTTCGGATACCCCCTCGCCGTCCTCGCAGTCGGCGCCGTCGCCGCCGGCCTCGTCGCGGTGATCAGCCCCGAAACGTTCGACTTCTTCGTCACTCAGCTCACCCGCGTCGCCGGCCTGACCGCGACGGACTCGGCCCGGACGGTCGGCGAGATCTCCTCGCCGTGGGCGGTCGCCGACGGTCCGATCGACTTCTTCGCCAACTCCTACATGCTGGCGTTCTACACGGCGATCGTCGGGTTCGGCCTGATGCTCTTCCGCGTGCTGACGGACGAGCGACCCCGGGCCGAGCAGGTGCTCGTCCTGATCTTCGCGGGCTTCACCCTCCTGATGACGTTGACGCAGGTCCGGTTCGACTACTACTTCGTCATCGCCGTCGCGGCGGCCAACGCCTTCCTCGTCCGCGAGGTCTACCGGTTCGTCGACCTGGACGACGTCAGGCGCGACGTGACGAACATCAAGCCGTACCAGGTGCTCATCGTCGTCGCCATCCTCTTCGTGGTCGCCGGACCGCTCGTGGTGACCGGATCGACGATGCAGGCCGCCGACCAGAGCGCCAACCCCGGCGAGAGCCAGCTCTGGGACGGCAGCCTCGAGTGGATGGAAGAGAACACGCCGGCGCCCGGAACGTACGGGTCCGGCGGCGACTCCGACCTCGACTACTACGGGACGTACGAGATCACGGAGGACTTCGATTACAGCGACGGGGCGTACGGCGTCATGTCGTGGTGGGACTACGGCCACTTCATAACGACGGGCGCCGAGCGTATCCCGGTCGCGAACCCCTTCCAGCAGAACGCCGACGAGGCGGCCGACTTCCTGCTCGCCGACGAGGAACAGGAGGCACTCGAGATCCTCGAAGAGGACAGCGGCGAGGCGTCGGGCACCCGGTACGTCATGGTCGACTACCAGCTCGGGTACGCCGCGACGCGGAAGTACAACGCCCCGTCCGCCTTCGAGACGAGACACGGCGTCTCGGGCGGCGACCTCGGCGTGACGGTGTTCAACCAGGGCGGCCAGAACATCGGCGTCCACACCCAGCGCGGCTTCGAGAGCATGCGCGTCCGCCTCTACCAGCACCACGGGTCCGCCCAGGAGCCGGCGGAGTTCGTCACGCGGTTCGGCGGCTACAACCAGACGCGGGGCGTCGCCGTCCCGCCGGAGGAGGGGATGGGCGCCCTCATCGAGCGGTACAACTCGAGCGAGGAGGCCCGTCAGGCCGCCGAGCAGGACCCCAACGCGATCCACGGCGGCATCCTCGGCCAGCCGGGCGAGCGCATCGAGGCCCTCCAGCACTTCCGGCTGGTCCACGCCAGCGCCGCAACCACGTCGCACGCGAGGATCAGCCTCCCGGGCAACCAGCGGGAATCGTGGGTCAAGACCTTCGAGCGCGTCGACGGCGCGACCGTCCAGGGGACCGGGCCCGCGAACTCCGAGGTGGAGGCCAGCGTCGTGATGGAGGTGAACTCGACGGGCGAGACGTTCGTCTACCGACAGTTCGCACAGACCGACGAGAACGGGAACTTCGAGATGACCGTTCCGTACTCGACGACCGGCTACGACGAGTACGGCACCGAGGCGGGCTACACGAACGTCGACGTTCGCGCCAACGGCAGCTACCAGTTCACCGCCATCGACCAGGCCGAAGCCACGGCCTGGGGCGGGACCGCGGACGTGACCGAGGGACAGGTCCTCGGCGAGGAGGAGGGCCCCGTACAGGTCGAACTCGAGGAAGGTGAGGCCCCCGAAGGCAGCCAGAACCCCGGAGCGGGTAACGAGACCGAGGGGTCGACCGACGGCGGCTCCGCCGACGGCGGGAACGCCACGCAGAACTCGACGAACGAGACCGGCGGAGCGAACGGGTCGGACGACCAGCAGCGACAGGCCGCCCGCAGACCCTGA
- the aglJ gene encoding S-layer glycoprotein N-glycosyltransferase AglJ: MPDRADVCILLPTLNEANTIGDVIEGFRQQGFEHVLVVDGDSTDGTREIALDHGARVVTQDGSGKGQAVRQGIEHIEQPYVLMADGDGTYRPEDADQMLEPLFEGRAEHVIGNRFADMEDGAMTKLNRVGNRIINRMFGVVHGREMVDILSGYRAFSRQSFERSSLRADGFGIETELAVECVRMGIPTEVVPIRYEQRPGGSETNLHPLKDGGRIFLTLYALTKTNNPIYYFGSVAVLGTLAGTLVGAYVGYDYFVNGISHEVLAVLATFFILLSVQLLMFGVLSDVIVSVNREQTRRLEEISDRLRDVEE, from the coding sequence ATGCCCGACCGCGCGGACGTCTGCATCCTCCTGCCGACGCTGAACGAGGCCAACACCATCGGCGACGTGATAGAAGGCTTCCGCCAGCAGGGGTTCGAGCACGTCCTGGTGGTCGACGGCGACTCGACGGACGGGACCCGGGAGATCGCGCTCGACCACGGCGCGCGTGTCGTCACGCAGGACGGCAGCGGGAAGGGACAGGCGGTCCGCCAGGGGATCGAACACATCGAACAGCCCTACGTCCTCATGGCCGATGGGGACGGGACCTACCGACCGGAGGACGCCGACCAGATGCTCGAACCGCTCTTCGAGGGGCGCGCCGAGCACGTGATCGGGAACCGCTTCGCCGACATGGAGGACGGCGCGATGACGAAACTGAACCGGGTCGGCAACCGGATCATCAACCGGATGTTCGGGGTCGTCCACGGCCGCGAGATGGTCGACATCCTCTCGGGGTACCGCGCCTTCTCCCGGCAGTCGTTCGAACGGTCGAGCCTGCGGGCCGACGGGTTCGGCATCGAGACGGAACTGGCCGTCGAGTGCGTCCGGATGGGCATCCCAACCGAGGTGGTCCCGATCCGCTACGAGCAGCGGCCCGGCGGCTCGGAGACGAACCTCCACCCGCTGAAGGACGGCGGGCGGATCTTCCTGACGCTGTACGCGCTCACGAAGACGAACAACCCAATCTACTACTTCGGGAGCGTGGCCGTTCTCGGGACGCTCGCTGGGACGCTCGTCGGCGCCTACGTGGGGTACGACTACTTCGTAAACGGGATCTCCCACGAGGTGCTCGCAGTTCTCGCGACGTTCTTCATCCTGCTTTCCGTACAGTTGCTGATGTTCGGCGTGCTCTCTGACGTGATCGTCTCGGTCAACCGGGAGCAGACTCGGCGGCTCGAGGAGATCTCGGATCGCCTCCGCGACGTCGAGGAGTAG